A window of Pirellula sp. SH-Sr6A contains these coding sequences:
- a CDS encoding DinB family protein, whose product MNAPDLVRRLHQHRMWVSHRLLTAVQSLSDDELRRSFPIGQGSVWRTLTHLFAAENVWLEALLGNESFRVPGDVPGKLPGNQEGEGAIASLRELVLKWNELDRRWNAYLERLSETALDDVVYRTSSSAGAAKRFGTKRSDILLHVCTHAQYTTAQLNNMLRQLGQSTPPDVMLITLARQESAL is encoded by the coding sequence TTGAATGCTCCCGACTTAGTCCGCCGACTGCATCAGCATCGCATGTGGGTCAGTCATCGTTTGCTGACAGCCGTCCAGTCCTTGTCCGACGATGAGCTCCGTCGGTCATTTCCAATCGGTCAAGGAAGCGTATGGAGAACGCTGACCCACCTGTTTGCTGCCGAGAATGTCTGGCTAGAAGCGTTGCTCGGTAACGAATCGTTTCGAGTACCAGGGGATGTGCCTGGTAAGTTGCCGGGAAATCAAGAGGGAGAAGGAGCGATTGCATCCCTGAGAGAGCTCGTTTTGAAGTGGAATGAGCTCGATCGAAGATGGAATGCCTACCTGGAACGACTCAGCGAAACAGCGCTCGACGATGTCGTTTACAGAACAAGCAGTAGTGCCGGCGCGGCAAAGAGATTTGGAACCAAACGTTCCGACATATTGCTCCACGTGTGCACGCATGCCCAGTACACCACGGCGCAACTCAATAACATGCTGCGTCAATTGGGGCAAAGCACACCGCCCGACGTTATGCTCATCACCCTCGCCAGACAAGAATCCGCTCTCTAG
- a CDS encoding HNH endonuclease, which translates to MGDSSSLDCSVLVLNRFYMAVRVVDVRRAMTLLYRGCAEVITIDEDQYSNYDFESWCELSELQALEKQSDEDYLRTPTRELKVPRIVRLVLYDRIPKSTVRFNRKTLFARDGYRCQYCGQTRPMSQLSLDHVVPRSQGGKTTWENVVCSCLGCNSRKGGRTPVQASMKLLSTPVRPQSNPGIAITLKDPRYESWKTFLTPNIAS; encoded by the coding sequence ATGGGCGATAGCTCTTCATTGGATTGTAGCGTTTTGGTTTTGAACCGATTCTACATGGCGGTTCGCGTCGTCGACGTGCGCCGCGCCATGACGCTCCTCTATCGCGGTTGCGCCGAAGTCATCACGATCGACGAAGACCAGTACTCGAACTACGACTTTGAAAGCTGGTGCGAACTGTCGGAACTGCAGGCGCTTGAAAAACAATCCGACGAGGATTACTTGCGCACTCCCACTCGGGAATTGAAGGTTCCTCGCATCGTTCGGCTCGTTCTCTACGACCGGATTCCCAAGTCAACCGTCCGATTCAATCGCAAAACCCTCTTCGCGCGCGATGGCTACCGCTGCCAATACTGTGGCCAAACCCGACCGATGAGCCAACTCAGCTTGGATCACGTCGTGCCCCGCTCGCAAGGAGGGAAAACGACCTGGGAAAATGTTGTCTGTTCCTGCTTGGGCTGCAACAGCAGAAAGGGTGGAAGAACACCTGTTCAAGCGAGCATGAAGCTGCTCTCGACACCGGTTCGCCCTCAGTCCAACCCCGGCATCGCGATCACTCTCAAAGACCCCCGATACGAATCGTGGAAAACCTTCCTAACCCCAAACATCGCAAGCTGA
- a CDS encoding DUF456 domain-containing protein — MIWLVVVLLSLLAFGFWTLTLLGMPGNWGLLALAAGVAYFAPGEHSIGVEILALGSIFALAIVGEIVEFFAGAAGVNQLGGSRKGTVLALVGSIVGAVVGLFVGTPIPIVGNVIAALFFGGLGAFGGAVAGERWDGKEWDVAVRIGWGALWGKLLGTLLKAICGTVALAILLLALWT; from the coding sequence GTGATTTGGCTGGTTGTTGTTCTGCTCTCGCTCCTCGCTTTTGGTTTTTGGACCCTGACTCTCCTGGGGATGCCAGGGAATTGGGGTTTGCTAGCCTTGGCGGCAGGGGTGGCCTATTTCGCACCGGGGGAGCATTCCATAGGGGTGGAAATCCTCGCCCTAGGAAGCATCTTCGCGTTGGCGATTGTGGGGGAGATTGTTGAGTTCTTCGCCGGGGCTGCGGGGGTCAATCAATTGGGTGGTTCCCGCAAAGGGACCGTCCTCGCCCTGGTGGGGTCGATTGTTGGTGCGGTGGTGGGACTCTTTGTCGGAACGCCGATCCCCATTGTCGGCAATGTGATCGCCGCTTTGTTCTTCGGCGGGCTCGGTGCGTTCGGCGGGGCAGTCGCGGGGGAGCGTTGGGACGGCAAAGAATGGGACGTGGCAGTACGGATTGGATGGGGTGCGCTGTGGGGCAAACTGCTGGGAACGTTGCTCAAGGCGATATGCGGCACGGTAGCACTCGCCATCCTCCTCCTCGCGCTTTGGACCTAA
- a CDS encoding sulfotransferase family protein, producing MPSKIWFRHLARNRFQYDWNRFHIVLGVSCFMPGSDLLCLAQHLLFGKKIAATPLVAPPLFVLGHWRSGTTLLHELLTLDPKFASPTTFECFAPSHFLLTEDLVTRFGGWLIPNKRPMDNMKAGWALPQEDEFALMNLGAPTPYAHIMFPQHDFVDENTLCSEGFSPEQLREWKRLLDWFLRALTYRTQKPLILKSPPHTGRIQILREMYPDAKFIHIARDPRKLYPSTMKLWKSLEAVQGLQRPTDHDRLSEFVLRSLQSMYQSFEKGRRDMSESQIIDVRYEELVANPVEVVERIYRQLDIGDFQSVRPALMARSDSEKEYQTNRFGLDPEVEQLVMTRWRDYAERYGYGT from the coding sequence ATGCCGTCAAAGATTTGGTTCCGCCATCTGGCGCGCAATCGGTTTCAATACGATTGGAATCGATTCCATATTGTCCTGGGCGTTAGCTGCTTCATGCCGGGTTCCGATTTGCTTTGCCTCGCACAGCATCTATTGTTTGGCAAGAAAATTGCCGCCACCCCTTTGGTTGCTCCCCCTCTTTTTGTGCTTGGGCATTGGCGCAGCGGAACCACGTTGCTCCATGAACTCTTGACGCTCGATCCGAAGTTTGCCTCGCCAACGACCTTCGAGTGCTTCGCCCCTTCGCACTTCCTGCTGACGGAGGATCTGGTTACGCGATTCGGGGGTTGGCTAATCCCCAACAAGCGTCCCATGGACAACATGAAGGCAGGATGGGCGCTACCTCAGGAAGACGAGTTCGCTCTGATGAACCTGGGGGCTCCCACCCCTTATGCTCACATCATGTTTCCACAACATGACTTTGTGGATGAGAACACGCTTTGCAGCGAGGGATTCTCCCCCGAACAACTTCGCGAATGGAAGCGGCTGTTGGACTGGTTCCTCCGCGCCCTGACGTATAGAACGCAGAAACCCCTCATCCTCAAGAGTCCTCCCCACACGGGACGCATCCAGATTCTTCGGGAAATGTACCCGGATGCCAAGTTCATCCATATCGCTCGCGACCCTCGCAAGCTGTATCCCTCGACGATGAAACTTTGGAAGTCCCTCGAGGCCGTGCAGGGATTGCAGCGTCCGACCGACCATGATCGCTTGTCCGAATTCGTCCTGCGATCCCTTCAGTCCATGTACCAATCATTCGAGAAGGGGCGCCGGGATATGTCGGAATCCCAAATCATCGACGTTCGCTACGAAGAGCTGGTAGCGAATCCTGTCGAAGTGGTGGAGAGGATCTATCGCCAATTGGATATTGGCGACTTCCAGTCGGTCCGTCCGGCCTTGATGGCGAGATCCGATTCGGAAAAGGAATACCAAACCAACCGTTTCGGTCTGGATCCGGAAGTCGAACAACTCGTCATGACGCGATGGCGAGACTACGCAGAGCGGTACGGCTACGGGACCTGA